From Suncus etruscus isolate mSunEtr1 chromosome 6, mSunEtr1.pri.cur, whole genome shotgun sequence, one genomic window encodes:
- the MATN1 gene encoding cartilage matrix protein, whose protein sequence is MWALSHANLPLWGLLLLIWAPCILGLEPQARGHLCRTRPTDLMFVVDSSRSVRPVEFEKVKVFLSQVIEALDVGPNATRVGVVNYASTVKQEFPLSAHGSKAALLQAVHRIRPLSTGTMTGLAIQFAITKALSQAEGGRARSPHISKVVIVVTDGRPQDSVRDVSAQARANGIELFAIGVGRVDKATLRQIASEPQDEHVDYVESYNVIEKLSKKFQEAFCLVSDLCATGDHDCEQVCVSSPGSYTCACREGFTLNSDGKTCNVCTGGGSSSATDLVFLIDGSKSVRPENFELVKKFINQIVDTLDVSDKLAQVGLVQYSSSVRQEFPLGRFHTKKDIKAAVRSMSYMEKGTMTGAALKYLIDNSFTVSSGARPGAQKVGIVFTDGRSQDYINDAAKKAKDLGFRMFAVGVGNAVEDELREIASEPVAEHYFYTADFRTINQIGKKLQKKICVEEDPCACESIVKFQGKVEELLQALTRKLEAVSKRLAVLENRVI, encoded by the exons ATGTGGGCTCTCTCTCATGCAAACCTCCCTCTCTGGGGGCTGCTGCTGCTGATCTGGGCCCCATGCATACTTGGCCTCGAACCCCAGGCCAGAG GACACCTCTGCAGAACCCGGCCCACGGACCTGATGTTTGTGGTGGACAGCTCCCGCAGCGTGCGGCCAGTGGAGTTTGAGAAGGTGAAGGTGTTCCTGTCGCAGGTCATCGAGGCACTTGACGTGGGGCCCAATGCCACGCGGGTCGGTGTGGTCAACTACGCGAGCACCGTGAAGCAGGAGTTCCCGTTGAGTGCCCATGGCTCCAAGGCAGCACTGCTGCAGGCTGTGCACCGCATCCGGCCGCTGTCCACCGGAACCATGACCGGCCTGGCCATCCAGTTCGCCATCACCAAGGCCCTCAGCCAAGCTGAGGGCGGCCGCGCCAGGTCCCCCCACATAAGCAAG GTGGTCATCGTGGTGACGGACGGGAGGCCCCAGGACAGCGTGCGGGACGTGTCCGCCCAGGCTCGGGCCAATGGCATCGAGCTGTTTGCAATCGGTGTGGGTCGCGTGGACAAGGCCACTCTGCGACAGATCGCCAGCGAGCCCCAGGACGAGCACGTGGACTACGTGGAGAGCTACAATGTCATCGAGAAGCTGTCCAAGAAATTCCAGGAGGCCTTCTGCT TGGTGTCAGACCTGTGTGCTACTGGAGATCACGACTGCGAGCAGGTGTGTGTCAGCTCCCCAGGCTCCTACACCTGTGCGTGCCGAGAGGGCTTCACCTTGAACAGTGATGGCAAGACCTGCAATG TGTGCACTGGTGGTGGCAGCAGCTCAGCCACGGACCTGGTCTTTCTCATTGATGGATCCAAGAGCGTGAGGCCAGAGAACTTTGAGCTGGTGAAGAAGTTCATCAACCAGATCGTGGATACACTGGATGTGTCGGACAAGCTGGCTCAGGTGGGGCTGGTGCAGTACTCCAGCTCTGTGCGCCAGGAGTTCCCTCTGGGCCGCTTCCACACCAAGAAGGACATCAAGGCAGCAGTGCGCAGCATGTCATACATGGAGAAAGGCACCATGACAGGGGCCGCCCTCAAGTATCTCATTGACAATTCCTTCACTGTGTCCAGTGGTGCCAGGCCTGGGGCCCAGAAGGTGGGCATTGTCTTCACTGATGGTCGGAGCCAGGACTACATTAATGATGCAGCTAAGAAGGCCAAGGACCTTG GCTTTAGGATGTTTGCTGTGGGCGTGGGCAATGCTGTGGAGGATGAGCTAAGAGAGATTGCCTCAGAGCCTGTGGCAGAGCACTACTTCTACACTGCAGATTTTAGGACCATCAACCAGATTGGCAAGAAGTTGCAGAAGAAGATCTGTGTGG AGGAGGACCCTTGTGCCTGTGAGTCCATTGTCAAATTTCAGGGCAAAGTGGAGGAGCTGCTGCAGGCGCTGACCAGGAAAC TGGAAGCTGTGAGTAAGCGGCTGGCGGTCCTGGAGAACAGAGTCATCTAA